The Methanooceanicella nereidis genomic interval GGGATATACTGGTAGATGAGGATATAGAATGCCTTACCCCGCTTTTAGCGCGTAACGATGTGGTCGTAATGGGAATGGGGCTGGGAGACTCTCCGAGGACGCTTGCAGCTGTATCCAAGATTATGTCCGTCTGTGACAGGATAGTGATAGACGCTGAGGCGTTGAGGCCTGATATGCCGCTCAGAGGCATTGTCACGCCTCACAGGGGAGAGTTCAAGAGGATCAGCGGCGAAGATGCAAGTCCCGAAGAATTGTTCGCCTCAGAGACCGTGAGAAGTTTCTCGGAGTCGAAAAAGATCGTGACGGTACTAAAGGGCAAGATCGATATCATATCGGACGGAAAGCTTGTCAAGTTCAACGGGACGGGGAACGCCGGAATGACGGTCGGCGGCACAGGCGACGTGCTTGCAGGGATCATCGGCGCCCTTTATTGCAAGAACTCTGCATTTGACGCGGCATGCGCCGGGACCTTCATCAATGGAGCCGCCGGAGATATGGCCTTCGACGATAAGGGTTACGGGCTGGTCGCGTCGGACGTAGTGAACATGATACCATACGCGATGAAAAAATACAGGCACTACTTATAACATTTAGAAAAATTTTTCATTTGCATCGTTGTTTCTTCCGTATGTTTTATAGGGGATATTGACCAGAACTTAAAAGGCATACATAAAAAACATTATGTGTTTTGCAGAACCTAAGAGATGAGATAGAACAAGACCGGAGTATATCATATGGCTCATTCGAGGGACTTCACCCATATAGAAGGCGATAAAATAAAAATGGTAGACGTCGGAGAAAAAGAAGACGTACTGAGAATAGCACGTGCCAGCGGCACGATAAAATTATCATCGGAAACCATGGCTCTGATTAAGTCAGGTAGCGTAAAGAAAGGCAACGTTCTGGCAACTGCCAGGGTATCGGCCATACAGGCGGTAAAAAGGACCTGGGACATGATACCGCTCTGCCACCAGATACCCGTGACGAGCATAAATGTTGATTTTGAGATAGGCGAGGACATTATTACGGCTATCGTAGAGGTCCGGTCGCTGGGAAAGACCGGTGTGGAAATGGAAGCCCTCTGCGGAGTCAGCCTGGCGCTTTTGACCATATGGGATATGGTCAAGGCTGTGGAAAAGGATGAAACGGGCAATTATCCGTCCACCAGGATCAGCGATATCAAAGTGATAAGCAAGATAAAGGAGAGCCCTGGCAACGTATGACAGGCATGGCAGGAAAAGGGTTAAAGTTCAGAGTGATCCTCGTAGAGCCGTTCTATGAAGGTAACGTGGGCTCTGTATGCAGGGCAATGAAAAATTTCGGGTTCGACGACCTTGTCCTTGTAAAACCCTGCGAGATGAAGGATTTTGCAAAGGCAATGGCGTCCCATGCGCAGGACCTGCTGGCCAGGGCCAGGATAGTCGACACGTTCGAAGAGGCCATAGAAGGGGCGGATTACCTTGTCGCCACGACCGGAAAGCCCGGGGCGAGGACTAGCAGGCATATCAGGATGCCTTATTTTAACCCGAAGGAGCTAAGGCAGATGCTGGAGGATAAATCCGGCACAGTCGCGCTGATATTCGGACGTGAGGACGTGGGGCTGGTTAACGAGTATGTCGAAAGATGCGACATGGTCGTGTATATTCCGACATCGGTAGAATACCCCATAATGAACCTTTCCCATGCTGCCACGGTAATATTATATGAACTATCGGGATTCGAGGGCGGCAATATTGCCCTTGCTGACGGAAAATCCCTTGAAAGGCTATATAGCGAATTCAGGGAACTTCTGGTAAAGATCAACCATCCGGAACATAAAAGGGATAAAACTTTAATGATGCTCAGGCGAGTTTTAGG includes:
- the moaC gene encoding cyclic pyranopterin monophosphate synthase MoaC, which gives rise to MAHSRDFTHIEGDKIKMVDVGEKEDVLRIARASGTIKLSSETMALIKSGSVKKGNVLATARVSAIQAVKRTWDMIPLCHQIPVTSINVDFEIGEDIITAIVEVRSLGKTGVEMEALCGVSLALLTIWDMVKAVEKDETGNYPSTRISDIKVISKIKESPGNV
- a CDS encoding RNA methyltransferase, which codes for MTGMAGKGLKFRVILVEPFYEGNVGSVCRAMKNFGFDDLVLVKPCEMKDFAKAMASHAQDLLARARIVDTFEEAIEGADYLVATTGKPGARTSRHIRMPYFNPKELRQMLEDKSGTVALIFGREDVGLVNEYVERCDMVVYIPTSVEYPIMNLSHAATVILYELSGFEGGNIALADGKSLERLYSEFRELLVKINHPEHKRDKTLMMLRRVLGRAMLNNREFYTMIGIIRDVELKIERMEKEEVTEEESS